The proteins below are encoded in one region of Silene latifolia isolate original U9 population chromosome 2, ASM4854445v1, whole genome shotgun sequence:
- the LOC141642993 gene encoding glycine-rich domain-containing protein 2-like isoform X1 gives MMSVNNSNQQHRQYSISSFEIIVKMEKEQEREWDEAQKIGIRVDLVEAAKRQLRFLAVVDQNRYLYQDHALHSAIYRYNAFWLPLLAKHLENPVFEDPLVVPLDCEWIWHCHRLNPVRYKLDCQKLYGRILGNHNVISSVQATSKSLTEEIWNKMYPEEPYELDINRSYSKDVLHHQGGKSTTYDLVSAVKRQISFTFQVSRPHMSDDLFLQEAEARYKGFLHLIRTNMKMGVDRFCVPAYDVDLMWHTHQLHPTSYCKDLVTLIGRVLQHDDTDSDRTKGSKLDTGHSETTKQWEETFGKRYWKAGAMYRGSTPTPVTQVPSEFRYEHKEIYANNIFDNPIQLSARKVVEIFLEFVEIKNLPEGHKDKLVVSFSKKQSDKLFNVKRSLSIFSESGEKQVAYFQCEPTGEFLFELQSESPSNKLKPKSSKVLGSCSLSLQELVSSRSQLSADKWLSVSPVSGLRISEPILLRVAVSFTPPTPAPEIFHLDSSQGSLPFFKSSCFLPLLKIRKVNLAKSQTYVSADDGKDICSLELRNIVKDAKNCSPHSLKEVHCITDSGEKHTVAEFLENNWVIKGMRGFFKLQNSSGNDGHLFELVGSKMVNLFPGRRLEFEPRQCGNQRREQEFITAVEFSVEYPYGKAIALFDLKLGTVKAVDEWIVLPGIILGFILLDILRSEGYSAFTAQNGDKETVAPGCTDDTLQAKVVVDECNGEKGHEDCMADAKIGGCGACSNCGGMIESGTCGSGKCGGSMVENGSGCGACGSCDAKMGGCGGCGGCGGGKCGSMVESGIGSGACGGGKCGGGCMVKSGTGSGACGGGCMVKSGTGCGACGAGNCGGCMVKSSTSCGACGAGECGGSMDKSSYGPVAA, from the exons ATGATGAGTGTCAACAACAGCAATCAGCAACATAGACAATACAGTATATCAAGTTTTG AGATAATTGTAAAGATGGAGAAGGAGCAAGAGAGAGAGTGGGATGAGGCGCAGAAAATAGGCATCCGTGTTGATCTAGTTGAAGCTGCCAAGAGACAGTTAAGGTTCCTGGCTGTCGTTGATCAGAACCGTTATTTGTACCAAGATCATGCTTTACACTCGGCTATCTATAG GTACAATGCTTTTTGGCTTCCTTTGCTCGCCAAACATTTGGAGAACCCCGTATTTGAAGACCCATTGGTTGTTCCTCTTGATTGTGAATGGATTTGGCATTGCCATAGGCTAAACCCA GTTAGATATAAATTAGACTGTCAGAAGCTGTATGGAAGAATCCTTGGCAACCATAATGTCATATCATCTGTTCAAGCAACATCAAAGAGCTTGACTGAGGAAATATGGAACAAAATGTACCCTGAGGAGCCTTATGAGCTAGACATAAATAGATCATATTCCAAGGATGTTTTGCATCATCAGGGTGGAAAGTCCACCACTTATGATCTCGTTTCTGCAGTTAAAAGACAAATCTCTTTCACTTTCCAG GTCTCCAGACCCCACATGTCTGATGATCTGTTTCTTCAAGAAGCAGAGGCCAGATATAAAGGATTTCTGCATCTTATAAGAACAAACATGAAGATGGGCGTTGATCGCTTCTGTGTTCCTGCTTATGATGTAGATCTTATGTGGCACACACACCAACTACATCCGACTTCTTACTGCAAGGACCTTGTCACACTAATTGGCAGGGTGTTACAGCATGACGACACTGACTCTGACAGAACAAAAGGGAGTAAACTAGACACTGGACATTCCGAAACTACAAAGCAATGGGAAGAGACCTTTGGCAAAAGGTATTGGAAGGCTGGTGCAATGTATAGAGGAAGTACCCCAACTCCAGTCACCCAAGTTCCTTCTGAATTCAGATATGAGCACaaggaaatttatgcaaataatATTTTTGACAACCCAATACAACTTTCAGCGAGGAAAGTTGTGGAG ATTTTTTTGGAGTTTGTGGAAATCAAGAATTTACCAGAGGGCCACAAAGATAAGCTCGTTGTCTCGTTCAGTAAGAAACAGTCTGATAAGCTATTCAATGTCAAAAGATCATTGAGTATATTTTCCGAGTCTGGGGAAAAACAGGTTGCTTATTTTCAGTGTGAACCAACGGGAGAATTTCTCTTTGAACTGCAATCTGAGTCACCTTCCAACAAACTAAAACCAAAATCATCCAAGGTCCTTGGTTCTTGCTCTCTTTCTCTGCAAGAGTTGGTGTCTTCTCGGTCTCAACTTTCGGCAGATAAATGGCTCTCAGTTTCTCCTGTTTCTGGTCTCAGAATTTCTGAGCCAATCCTTCTTCGTGTTGCTGTTTCGTTTACGCCTCCAACACCAGCACCGGAAATATTTCATCTGGACTCATCTCAAGGCTCGCTTCCTTTCTTCAAGAGTTCTTGCTTTCTTCCACTTCTAAAGATCCGGAAGGTTAATCTTGCTAAGAGCCAGACATATGTTTCTGCTGATGACGGAAAGGATATTTGTAGTCTTGAGCTGAG GAATATAGTAAAGGATGCAAAAAATTGCTCCCCTCATTCATTAAAGGAGGTCCATTGCATTACGGACTCTGGTGAAAAGCACACAGTGGCTGAATTTCTTGAAAATAATTGGGTTATAAAAGGAATGCGTGGGTTCTTCAAGCTTCAAAACAGTTCTGGAAACGATGGTCATCTCTTTGAGCTCGTTGGCAGTAAGATG GTGAATCTCTTTCCTGGAAGACGACTAGAATTTGAACCCCGCCAATGTGGAAACCAACGACGTGAACAAGAGTTCATAACTGCTGTTGAATTCTCTGTGGAGTATCCATATGGAAAGGCAATTGCATTATTCGACTTGAAGCTAGGAACTGTCAAG GCAGTGGATGAATGGATAGTCCTACCTGGCATTATCTTAGGGTTCATACTGTTGGATATTCTAAGGAGTGAAGGGTACAGTGCTTTCACTGCACAGAATGGCGACAAGGAGACGGTGGCTCCTGGATGTACTGATGACACACTGCAGGCTAAAGTGGTAGTGGACGAGTGTAATGGAGAAAAGGGACATGAAGATTGTATGGCTGATGCAAAGATTGGTGGTTGTGGTGCCTGTAGCAACTGCGGTGGCATGATTGAGAGCGGTACGTGTGGCAGCGGAAAATGCGGTGGAAGTATGGTCGAGAATGGCAGCGGCTGCGGTGCATGTGGCTCATGTGATGCAAAGATGGGTGGttgtggtggctgtggtggttgcGGTGGCGGCAAATGTGGTAGCATGGTTGAAAGCGGTATCGGTAGCGGTGCATGTGGTGGCGGAAAATGTGGTGGAGGATGTATGGTCAAGAGTGGCACCGGTAGCGGTGCATGTGGTGGTGGATGTATGGTCAAGAGTGGCACCGGTTGCGGTGCATGTGGGGCTGGAAATTGTGGTGGATGTATGGTCAAGAGTAGCACCAGTTGCGGTGCATGTGGGGCTGGAGAATGTGGTGGAAGTATGGACAAGAGTAGTTATGGTCCTGTTGCGGCTTAG
- the LOC141642993 gene encoding glycine-rich domain-containing protein 2-like isoform X2: MSEIIVKMEKEQEREWDEAQKIGIRVDLVEAAKRQLRFLAVVDQNRYLYQDHALHSAIYRYNAFWLPLLAKHLENPVFEDPLVVPLDCEWIWHCHRLNPVRYKLDCQKLYGRILGNHNVISSVQATSKSLTEEIWNKMYPEEPYELDINRSYSKDVLHHQGGKSTTYDLVSAVKRQISFTFQVSRPHMSDDLFLQEAEARYKGFLHLIRTNMKMGVDRFCVPAYDVDLMWHTHQLHPTSYCKDLVTLIGRVLQHDDTDSDRTKGSKLDTGHSETTKQWEETFGKRYWKAGAMYRGSTPTPVTQVPSEFRYEHKEIYANNIFDNPIQLSARKVVEIFLEFVEIKNLPEGHKDKLVVSFSKKQSDKLFNVKRSLSIFSESGEKQVAYFQCEPTGEFLFELQSESPSNKLKPKSSKVLGSCSLSLQELVSSRSQLSADKWLSVSPVSGLRISEPILLRVAVSFTPPTPAPEIFHLDSSQGSLPFFKSSCFLPLLKIRKVNLAKSQTYVSADDGKDICSLELRNIVKDAKNCSPHSLKEVHCITDSGEKHTVAEFLENNWVIKGMRGFFKLQNSSGNDGHLFELVGSKMVNLFPGRRLEFEPRQCGNQRREQEFITAVEFSVEYPYGKAIALFDLKLGTVKAVDEWIVLPGIILGFILLDILRSEGYSAFTAQNGDKETVAPGCTDDTLQAKVVVDECNGEKGHEDCMADAKIGGCGACSNCGGMIESGTCGSGKCGGSMVENGSGCGACGSCDAKMGGCGGCGGCGGGKCGSMVESGIGSGACGGGKCGGGCMVKSGTGSGACGGGCMVKSGTGCGACGAGNCGGCMVKSSTSCGACGAGECGGSMDKSSYGPVAA; the protein is encoded by the exons aTGTCAGAGATAATTGTAAAGATGGAGAAGGAGCAAGAGAGAGAGTGGGATGAGGCGCAGAAAATAGGCATCCGTGTTGATCTAGTTGAAGCTGCCAAGAGACAGTTAAGGTTCCTGGCTGTCGTTGATCAGAACCGTTATTTGTACCAAGATCATGCTTTACACTCGGCTATCTATAG GTACAATGCTTTTTGGCTTCCTTTGCTCGCCAAACATTTGGAGAACCCCGTATTTGAAGACCCATTGGTTGTTCCTCTTGATTGTGAATGGATTTGGCATTGCCATAGGCTAAACCCA GTTAGATATAAATTAGACTGTCAGAAGCTGTATGGAAGAATCCTTGGCAACCATAATGTCATATCATCTGTTCAAGCAACATCAAAGAGCTTGACTGAGGAAATATGGAACAAAATGTACCCTGAGGAGCCTTATGAGCTAGACATAAATAGATCATATTCCAAGGATGTTTTGCATCATCAGGGTGGAAAGTCCACCACTTATGATCTCGTTTCTGCAGTTAAAAGACAAATCTCTTTCACTTTCCAG GTCTCCAGACCCCACATGTCTGATGATCTGTTTCTTCAAGAAGCAGAGGCCAGATATAAAGGATTTCTGCATCTTATAAGAACAAACATGAAGATGGGCGTTGATCGCTTCTGTGTTCCTGCTTATGATGTAGATCTTATGTGGCACACACACCAACTACATCCGACTTCTTACTGCAAGGACCTTGTCACACTAATTGGCAGGGTGTTACAGCATGACGACACTGACTCTGACAGAACAAAAGGGAGTAAACTAGACACTGGACATTCCGAAACTACAAAGCAATGGGAAGAGACCTTTGGCAAAAGGTATTGGAAGGCTGGTGCAATGTATAGAGGAAGTACCCCAACTCCAGTCACCCAAGTTCCTTCTGAATTCAGATATGAGCACaaggaaatttatgcaaataatATTTTTGACAACCCAATACAACTTTCAGCGAGGAAAGTTGTGGAG ATTTTTTTGGAGTTTGTGGAAATCAAGAATTTACCAGAGGGCCACAAAGATAAGCTCGTTGTCTCGTTCAGTAAGAAACAGTCTGATAAGCTATTCAATGTCAAAAGATCATTGAGTATATTTTCCGAGTCTGGGGAAAAACAGGTTGCTTATTTTCAGTGTGAACCAACGGGAGAATTTCTCTTTGAACTGCAATCTGAGTCACCTTCCAACAAACTAAAACCAAAATCATCCAAGGTCCTTGGTTCTTGCTCTCTTTCTCTGCAAGAGTTGGTGTCTTCTCGGTCTCAACTTTCGGCAGATAAATGGCTCTCAGTTTCTCCTGTTTCTGGTCTCAGAATTTCTGAGCCAATCCTTCTTCGTGTTGCTGTTTCGTTTACGCCTCCAACACCAGCACCGGAAATATTTCATCTGGACTCATCTCAAGGCTCGCTTCCTTTCTTCAAGAGTTCTTGCTTTCTTCCACTTCTAAAGATCCGGAAGGTTAATCTTGCTAAGAGCCAGACATATGTTTCTGCTGATGACGGAAAGGATATTTGTAGTCTTGAGCTGAG GAATATAGTAAAGGATGCAAAAAATTGCTCCCCTCATTCATTAAAGGAGGTCCATTGCATTACGGACTCTGGTGAAAAGCACACAGTGGCTGAATTTCTTGAAAATAATTGGGTTATAAAAGGAATGCGTGGGTTCTTCAAGCTTCAAAACAGTTCTGGAAACGATGGTCATCTCTTTGAGCTCGTTGGCAGTAAGATG GTGAATCTCTTTCCTGGAAGACGACTAGAATTTGAACCCCGCCAATGTGGAAACCAACGACGTGAACAAGAGTTCATAACTGCTGTTGAATTCTCTGTGGAGTATCCATATGGAAAGGCAATTGCATTATTCGACTTGAAGCTAGGAACTGTCAAG GCAGTGGATGAATGGATAGTCCTACCTGGCATTATCTTAGGGTTCATACTGTTGGATATTCTAAGGAGTGAAGGGTACAGTGCTTTCACTGCACAGAATGGCGACAAGGAGACGGTGGCTCCTGGATGTACTGATGACACACTGCAGGCTAAAGTGGTAGTGGACGAGTGTAATGGAGAAAAGGGACATGAAGATTGTATGGCTGATGCAAAGATTGGTGGTTGTGGTGCCTGTAGCAACTGCGGTGGCATGATTGAGAGCGGTACGTGTGGCAGCGGAAAATGCGGTGGAAGTATGGTCGAGAATGGCAGCGGCTGCGGTGCATGTGGCTCATGTGATGCAAAGATGGGTGGttgtggtggctgtggtggttgcGGTGGCGGCAAATGTGGTAGCATGGTTGAAAGCGGTATCGGTAGCGGTGCATGTGGTGGCGGAAAATGTGGTGGAGGATGTATGGTCAAGAGTGGCACCGGTAGCGGTGCATGTGGTGGTGGATGTATGGTCAAGAGTGGCACCGGTTGCGGTGCATGTGGGGCTGGAAATTGTGGTGGATGTATGGTCAAGAGTAGCACCAGTTGCGGTGCATGTGGGGCTGGAGAATGTGGTGGAAGTATGGACAAGAGTAGTTATGGTCCTGTTGCGGCTTAG
- the LOC141642993 gene encoding glycine-rich domain-containing protein 1-like isoform X3, with protein sequence MYPEEPYELDINRSYSKDVLHHQGGKSTTYDLVSAVKRQISFTFQVSRPHMSDDLFLQEAEARYKGFLHLIRTNMKMGVDRFCVPAYDVDLMWHTHQLHPTSYCKDLVTLIGRVLQHDDTDSDRTKGSKLDTGHSETTKQWEETFGKRYWKAGAMYRGSTPTPVTQVPSEFRYEHKEIYANNIFDNPIQLSARKVVEIFLEFVEIKNLPEGHKDKLVVSFSKKQSDKLFNVKRSLSIFSESGEKQVAYFQCEPTGEFLFELQSESPSNKLKPKSSKVLGSCSLSLQELVSSRSQLSADKWLSVSPVSGLRISEPILLRVAVSFTPPTPAPEIFHLDSSQGSLPFFKSSCFLPLLKIRKVNLAKSQTYVSADDGKDICSLELRNIVKDAKNCSPHSLKEVHCITDSGEKHTVAEFLENNWVIKGMRGFFKLQNSSGNDGHLFELVGSKMVNLFPGRRLEFEPRQCGNQRREQEFITAVEFSVEYPYGKAIALFDLKLGTVKAVDEWIVLPGIILGFILLDILRSEGYSAFTAQNGDKETVAPGCTDDTLQAKVVVDECNGEKGHEDCMADAKIGGCGACSNCGGMIESGTCGSGKCGGSMVENGSGCGACGSCDAKMGGCGGCGGCGGGKCGSMVESGIGSGACGGGKCGGGCMVKSGTGSGACGGGCMVKSGTGCGACGAGNCGGCMVKSSTSCGACGAGECGGSMDKSSYGPVAA encoded by the exons ATGTACCCTGAGGAGCCTTATGAGCTAGACATAAATAGATCATATTCCAAGGATGTTTTGCATCATCAGGGTGGAAAGTCCACCACTTATGATCTCGTTTCTGCAGTTAAAAGACAAATCTCTTTCACTTTCCAG GTCTCCAGACCCCACATGTCTGATGATCTGTTTCTTCAAGAAGCAGAGGCCAGATATAAAGGATTTCTGCATCTTATAAGAACAAACATGAAGATGGGCGTTGATCGCTTCTGTGTTCCTGCTTATGATGTAGATCTTATGTGGCACACACACCAACTACATCCGACTTCTTACTGCAAGGACCTTGTCACACTAATTGGCAGGGTGTTACAGCATGACGACACTGACTCTGACAGAACAAAAGGGAGTAAACTAGACACTGGACATTCCGAAACTACAAAGCAATGGGAAGAGACCTTTGGCAAAAGGTATTGGAAGGCTGGTGCAATGTATAGAGGAAGTACCCCAACTCCAGTCACCCAAGTTCCTTCTGAATTCAGATATGAGCACaaggaaatttatgcaaataatATTTTTGACAACCCAATACAACTTTCAGCGAGGAAAGTTGTGGAG ATTTTTTTGGAGTTTGTGGAAATCAAGAATTTACCAGAGGGCCACAAAGATAAGCTCGTTGTCTCGTTCAGTAAGAAACAGTCTGATAAGCTATTCAATGTCAAAAGATCATTGAGTATATTTTCCGAGTCTGGGGAAAAACAGGTTGCTTATTTTCAGTGTGAACCAACGGGAGAATTTCTCTTTGAACTGCAATCTGAGTCACCTTCCAACAAACTAAAACCAAAATCATCCAAGGTCCTTGGTTCTTGCTCTCTTTCTCTGCAAGAGTTGGTGTCTTCTCGGTCTCAACTTTCGGCAGATAAATGGCTCTCAGTTTCTCCTGTTTCTGGTCTCAGAATTTCTGAGCCAATCCTTCTTCGTGTTGCTGTTTCGTTTACGCCTCCAACACCAGCACCGGAAATATTTCATCTGGACTCATCTCAAGGCTCGCTTCCTTTCTTCAAGAGTTCTTGCTTTCTTCCACTTCTAAAGATCCGGAAGGTTAATCTTGCTAAGAGCCAGACATATGTTTCTGCTGATGACGGAAAGGATATTTGTAGTCTTGAGCTGAG GAATATAGTAAAGGATGCAAAAAATTGCTCCCCTCATTCATTAAAGGAGGTCCATTGCATTACGGACTCTGGTGAAAAGCACACAGTGGCTGAATTTCTTGAAAATAATTGGGTTATAAAAGGAATGCGTGGGTTCTTCAAGCTTCAAAACAGTTCTGGAAACGATGGTCATCTCTTTGAGCTCGTTGGCAGTAAGATG GTGAATCTCTTTCCTGGAAGACGACTAGAATTTGAACCCCGCCAATGTGGAAACCAACGACGTGAACAAGAGTTCATAACTGCTGTTGAATTCTCTGTGGAGTATCCATATGGAAAGGCAATTGCATTATTCGACTTGAAGCTAGGAACTGTCAAG GCAGTGGATGAATGGATAGTCCTACCTGGCATTATCTTAGGGTTCATACTGTTGGATATTCTAAGGAGTGAAGGGTACAGTGCTTTCACTGCACAGAATGGCGACAAGGAGACGGTGGCTCCTGGATGTACTGATGACACACTGCAGGCTAAAGTGGTAGTGGACGAGTGTAATGGAGAAAAGGGACATGAAGATTGTATGGCTGATGCAAAGATTGGTGGTTGTGGTGCCTGTAGCAACTGCGGTGGCATGATTGAGAGCGGTACGTGTGGCAGCGGAAAATGCGGTGGAAGTATGGTCGAGAATGGCAGCGGCTGCGGTGCATGTGGCTCATGTGATGCAAAGATGGGTGGttgtggtggctgtggtggttgcGGTGGCGGCAAATGTGGTAGCATGGTTGAAAGCGGTATCGGTAGCGGTGCATGTGGTGGCGGAAAATGTGGTGGAGGATGTATGGTCAAGAGTGGCACCGGTAGCGGTGCATGTGGTGGTGGATGTATGGTCAAGAGTGGCACCGGTTGCGGTGCATGTGGGGCTGGAAATTGTGGTGGATGTATGGTCAAGAGTAGCACCAGTTGCGGTGCATGTGGGGCTGGAGAATGTGGTGGAAGTATGGACAAGAGTAGTTATGGTCCTGTTGCGGCTTAG